Below is a genomic region from Tripterygium wilfordii isolate XIE 37 chromosome 12, ASM1340144v1, whole genome shotgun sequence.
AAAGCTTTGCAAAAACCACTTGGGTACGTAATAGTTTAGCTGGTAAATCTCTATGTGGTCAAATCGTATGAATTCGGGAGGTCTTGAATTCGATTCTCACATTGAGCAATATTCTTATGATCACTCGCTGAGTTTTAACTCAACTTATACATTGTCGTCtggtgaaaaatttatgtgcgcaATTAACccaatttagactcatatcggatgttcaaaggaCAAATCATACATTGTATGATGTCGTTATCGATTAAAAGAAGGAATTTGCGAGAAATTTTCAATTTAACCTATTTCAATAAAATaagtttaacaaaaaaaaaaaactctaggAAACTAAATTAGAACAACTATTAACGTTTTTATGGTCAAAATACTAGAGTATGAGAAGGCAATAATGAGGGCAGCTCCTCTCACGACCTCTGAGCCTCTGGCCCTCCCTAGTACCAATTATTGCAAAATCAGCATGATGGTGACGGTGCAATAATTTGTGATAATGAATGGTAATTATAAATTAGTTGAATGATCgataaaaaaacataatatagGGTGTCTGTacgtgtgcgtgtatatatatatatatgaatttcaaCACTTCattgtactttttttaaaaaatttcctgataattaattaataaacatCTATTACATAgactaattatttatttttggatcGTCAAACCCATACGCAAAAAAGTTTATTACATAATAATATGAGAAGTTTGACCAAAATTTAACGGGTGGTCACAAAGATAACATCTCCAAATTTAATATCATACCCGTTATGCTTAAAAGACTCTTACGTTGGTGtcatttcaattgaaaattaagTTGTGCATAAAAAGCTGAGTCATCAAACCTCTGTGTCCCTATTTACTTTTAAGTAGTAGTTTTTCTTGGTATTAGCCTACTGCCTACGTAataggaaaagaaagagagggcAAAGAAAAGaccaacaaaaaagaaacagtAGCACTAATTAACAATatcaataattaaaattttgtcatatatatatatattggtaatAAAAAAGAGAATGGGCCATGCATGAGTGATCCTCTATTGAAAGTAGAACCATAATGACTGGAATGTTAATTTTAGCCAGATGAGAAGagaatgtgtgtgtgtttgtttcaGGCAAAATcattacaaatcaaatcaaacagagAAACAATTGTTTGAGTAATTTTGAATAactgaaaggggaaaaaaacaacaaGATTGAACAAATTTTTCCAAGGTCGGTAACAAGAAAAAGTAGTGTGGCCGCGTGTAGGGTTTTACTCAATTTATTATGTCGTTAGGTGAAAAAATTTATGTACACAGACTTAACGATTCgagtttagattcatatcgGATTTTCAAATGAGAAAATTATATAAGTCttgttctcgattaaaaaataaaaacaatgagaagtgaagaaaaacaaaagaggcCTGCCAACTCGCCTGAATTTCACAAActctagagagtagagagagagGCATGGGACCCAACCCAACAAAATTTTCAGTGAGAGAAGGAGAGACAAAAACCTTTTTTCTGTTCATgaccaaataaaatatttctctAGTGTTAAAGCATACAAAGAACCTGACAAGGATCTATGACCCTATTTGGGTTCCAGACAAATTGTGAGGGTCAAATTTTCTAGGGAAAAATACATATTCAAATATATTAACTAATTTGTTTGGTTGTACAGATTTCGGTGAAAAAGACTTGAAATAACACTACCATAGATTCCATTTTAATCTTTAGGCTCTAAAATTGCCAATAAACAAAGACCATCTATGTAATCATGTAATGTTCATTGTAGCTAGATTATATTATAAGTAGTGAAGTTTTAGAATCCAGACTTACTTAACTTTCTTGCACTAAAAACATTCCCGAGAAAGTGAGAGAAAATGGAGTTCAATGAGCATGGTTTCCTGGAGGAGCTACTGGCTCTAAGAAGGGAGAGCTGGGATACTAACATTCCAACACAAATGAATGAGCTCTTCTCTTCTGACTTCAATCTCAACAACTTTGAAGAAAACCCAGATGTGATTTTTGCTAATTCTTTCTGTGAAGGATTCTCAGCTCCAATAGACCATCATCAATACTCCAACTTCAACAATGAAGTTTATGAATTCTCTGCACCACAGTTCACTGAATCATCGTACAATACGGCGCCGTTTCCTGTTCAAGAAGAGTACAGTTTGTCAATGTTGGAGGATGAAGGTCTGTTTGGGGATGATATACAGAATATGCAGGAGGAGTTGTGTAAGTTGGAGCCAGTTCAGTCCCCTGAAGTACcagaaaatttcaaatttagtTCTTTTAGTGAAAGAAAAGTTAGAGGTAAGAAGCTGGAAGGGCAGCCATCAAAGAATTTAATGGctgagagaaggagaagaaagagattgAACGATCGCCTTTCAATGCTAAGATCCATTGTTCCAAAGATTAGCAAGGTATATAAAGACAGAgtaaatctgttttttttttctttttttttctctaaattgCTAATCTTGCTGGTTCAATAGATGGACAGAACAGCAATACTTGCAGACACCATTGATTACACTAAGGAGCTTCTTGATAGGATCACCAAGTTGCAGCAGGAAATCGAATCGGGTGGTTCGGACCAGGGGAAGATGGTGGACATGTTTAAGGATATACATTCAAATGAAAATGTTGTAAGGAATTCTCCCAAGGTATGGACTATCCATGAACTGAACGCCATTGATTCTCTCTGTTATTCAATTTCTGATCAGTTGTGTTTTTCCTGCAGTTTAAAGTGGAAAGAAGAAACAGAGATACCCAGATTGAGATATGCTGTGCAGGGAAGCCAGGATTGCTTCTGTCCTCTGTGACTACACTAGAAGCATTAGGGCTTGAGATTGAACAGT
It encodes:
- the LOC120010288 gene encoding transcription factor bHLH93-like, whose product is MEFNEHGFLEELLALRRESWDTNIPTQMNELFSSDFNLNNFEENPDVIFANSFCEGFSAPIDHHQYSNFNNEVYEFSAPQFTESSYNTAPFPVQEEYSLSMLEDEGLFGDDIQNMQEELCKLEPVQSPEVPENFKFSSFSERKVRGKKLEGQPSKNLMAERRRRKRLNDRLSMLRSIVPKISKMDRTAILADTIDYTKELLDRITKLQQEIESGGSDQGKMVDMFKDIHSNENVVRNSPKFKVERRNRDTQIEICCAGKPGLLLSSVTTLEALGLEIEQCVISCFNDFAMQASCAEDLDQKSDLSPDDIKQALFRNAGYGGRCL